GTTCCGAGCAGCGCCTTCGACCAGAAATTCGCGATGATATCCAGATGATGGTCGAGTTCCGGGATCGCGCCGAAAATGGGCGCGAGCAGCGGGTCGGAAAGCCCCTTGTCGTAGAAAGAGCGAACGCAGGTGACGATCGCGGCTTCGATCGACGCTACCTCGGCGTCGACGCTCACTTCGGTGGAAGCTGACATTGTCTCTCATCCTATTCCTTTGACGATACAGCAAGGCGTGCGCCAACGCGCGCCGAGCGGCATTCTACTGTTTCGGCTCTCGCTCAGCCGGCGTTAAAATGCACCGTGCCGAATTGGGAGACGTCATAGCCGCCGAGCCGCGCCGCGCGCGCCGAGAACGCCTCGCTCGCGCAAAAGCGCATGAGCGTTTGCCAGGGCGGATCGAAATAGGCTTTGCGCCAGACGACGAGATCGAAGCGCTCGACGATCTGCGGCGAGAAATCGAGGCCGAATTGGCGTGCGCTGGCCTCGAGGCCGAGGCCGATGTCGGCGCGGCCCGCGGCGATCGCCGAGGCGAGATCGGTCTCCGAGCGCTCCACCGCGGGAACGAGGCGCAGATGCTCGCGTTTCATCCCCTCGCTTTCGAGCAGCTGTGACAGGACGAGCTCGCTGCCGGCCTCCGGCTGGCGCGATTGGAAGTCGAGGTCGCGCGCATCGGCGAGCCCCGTTATGCGCCGCGGAAGTCCCTTGCGAAACATCAGCCCACGGCGGCGCTTCGCCCATTCTACGACGACGATCGGCTCGCCCGCGAGCCTGCGGGCCACCGTCTCTATATTCCAGCCGTCGCCGGGCTCCGGAATATGCAGGCCGGCGGCGACGCATCCGCCCGCGGCCGCACGCTCCAGCCCGTCGAGCGCGCCGTCGAGCAGGGCGGCGACGCCGCAGCGCGATTCGCGCAAAGCCCATTCGAGCAGCGGATCATGACCGCCGGCGACGACGAGCGGGCGCGCCGCCGTCGCTTCCGCGCGGGGGGCCCGGCCGCTCGCGCCCGCGGCCAGCCACTCTTCGATTTCCACGCGTGGAAACAGAAGCTTGCCGGTGACGCGGCGCACCGGCAAAGCGCCTTCCGCGGCAAGATCATAGACCTTGCGCTCCTTGACGCGCAAAAGCGCGGCGAGCTCGCGTGTGGTGAGAAATTCTGACATTGTGCATTTTTTCCGAGACGCGGAAAATTAACATGGCATATGGCCGGCGACAATCTCGCCGACTCGCCGAAAAGCGCGAAAAAAGACCACTCTGCGCGCGATGACGAGAGGATAGGGTGCGGCATTTTCATGTGAAATCATGTAAAAGACTCTCATCTAGGCAAAATATATGCATAACTAGAGCAGGGCTCGCACATCCGGGCCGATCATCGGAGTCGTTCTCATGGTCAAAATGCCAAGTCTGGCGTTCGTCGCCGC
This genomic window from Methylosinus sp. H3A contains:
- a CDS encoding helix-turn-helix transcriptional regulator, with amino-acid sequence MSEFLTTRELAALLRVKERKVYDLAAEGALPVRRVTGKLLFPRVEIEEWLAAGASGRAPRAEATAARPLVVAGGHDPLLEWALRESRCGVAALLDGALDGLERAAAGGCVAAGLHIPEPGDGWNIETVARRLAGEPIVVVEWAKRRRGLMFRKGLPRRITGLADARDLDFQSRQPEAGSELVLSQLLESEGMKREHLRLVPAVERSETDLASAIAAGRADIGLGLEASARQFGLDFSPQIVERFDLVVWRKAYFDPPWQTLMRFCASEAFSARAARLGGYDVSQFGTVHFNAG